One segment of Salvia splendens isolate huo1 chromosome 20, SspV2, whole genome shotgun sequence DNA contains the following:
- the LOC121783031 gene encoding uncharacterized protein LOC121783031: MEEVIKKRVRDETETETETEEIDSPEVKRLREDLLDGIDEDSDLCNSIHDLDLFMKSFEEEITASPAAGHGSGAAGEGIVDSASDSGESRPDLGYLLEASDYDLGIPPPAASPARKELVTVESDSSEFGGEFWEVDEFGFGFGGGESGSGEYVALDGLFDYSDVGFGSGDVVWRSETLPAQ; the protein is encoded by the coding sequence ATGGAAGAAGTAATTAAGAAACGAGTCAGAGACGAAACGGAAACAGAAACGGAGACGGAGGAGATTGACTCGCCGGAGGTGAAGCGGCTTAGGGAGGATCTGCTGGACGGAATCGACGAGGATTCCGATCTCTGCAACTCGATCCATGACCTCGACTTGTTCATGAAGAGCTTCGAAGAGGAAATCACCGCCTCTCCCGCTGCCGGTCACGGATCCGGAGCCGCTGGGGAAGGAATCGTCGACTCGGCGTCGGATTCCGGCGAATCCCGGCCGGATCTAGGCTATCTACTCGAGGCGTCGGACTACGATCTAGGGATTCCTCCTCCGGCGGCGTCTCCGGCGAGGAAGGAGCTTGTAACGGTCGAGTCGGACTCGTCTGAGTTCGGAGGAGAGTTTTGGGAGGTTGATGAGTTCGGGTTCGGGTTTGGGGGAGGGGAGAGTGGTAGCGGTGAATACGTGGCGTTGGACGGGTTGTTTGACTATTCAGATGTAGGATTCGGGTCGGGTGATGTTGTGTGGAGATCCGAGACGTTGCCGGCGCAGTAA